From Arcticibacter tournemirensis, one genomic window encodes:
- a CDS encoding RagB/SusD family nutrient uptake outer membrane protein — protein sequence MKKLIYILIAVLAVGACKVDVENPNTITAATFWKTEKDAQYGVNAVYNMFYKPGTYSRWMWFRLDLTSDEGFSQSPWAELKEWTQFTYNNYNFWEGNSWTYRDCYEAIFRANQVLHNVPQIAFADENNKSRIMGQAYFLRGLYYYHLAVLWGGPNKSLGIVLEPSTPGMQPEGHTETEVFEQAIADFTEAQNMLPTAWQGVDKGRATKGAALAFRAKCYMQLKKWTEAKTDLQWLVDGEGRSFYNLTTNYFDNFSKDKENNVESVFEIQYSDANKAPASDDDFAVDPNLGLNRGQFFAPPGIGWTDGELRPWLVTEFKKEKDLNDNYDIRLKYTAFYHGMEADFPNNTRIYNQVSNAATWARDNWKGRVFYRKYSSEYYRDFDDYYNPTNVRLIRFADVLLMYAECIAQSNGSLSDAVALVDRVRARVNMPALSVNYLSATTNKETFLKRLQTERALELATEGQRWPDLKRWGLLDTQAGIDELKSRDPDFNKFVIGKHNRLPIASNEANNNPNITQNPMY from the coding sequence ATGAAAAAGCTTATTTATATACTAATTGCGGTATTAGCAGTTGGGGCGTGTAAGGTAGACGTCGAGAACCCTAATACCATTACAGCCGCCACATTCTGGAAAACAGAAAAAGATGCACAGTATGGTGTAAACGCTGTTTATAATATGTTCTACAAGCCCGGCACTTACAGCCGGTGGATGTGGTTCCGCCTTGATCTGACCTCAGATGAAGGGTTCAGCCAGAGCCCATGGGCCGAGTTAAAGGAATGGACGCAGTTTACGTACAATAACTACAACTTCTGGGAGGGGAACAGTTGGACTTACCGCGACTGTTATGAGGCTATTTTCAGGGCAAACCAAGTGCTCCACAATGTTCCGCAAATCGCCTTTGCAGACGAAAACAACAAGAGCAGGATCATGGGTCAGGCATATTTCCTGAGAGGTTTGTACTATTACCACCTGGCTGTTCTATGGGGAGGACCTAATAAGAGCCTGGGAATTGTCCTGGAACCTTCCACACCCGGCATGCAGCCCGAAGGACATACCGAAACGGAGGTGTTTGAGCAGGCCATCGCAGATTTTACCGAGGCTCAGAACATGCTGCCGACAGCATGGCAGGGCGTCGACAAAGGCAGGGCCACCAAAGGTGCGGCTCTGGCCTTCAGGGCTAAATGCTACATGCAGCTCAAAAAATGGACTGAAGCGAAAACAGATCTCCAGTGGCTGGTAGATGGCGAAGGCCGCAGTTTTTATAATCTTACTACCAACTACTTTGACAACTTTAGCAAGGACAAGGAAAACAATGTGGAATCCGTTTTCGAGATCCAGTATTCAGATGCGAATAAGGCCCCAGCCAGTGATGACGATTTTGCTGTTGATCCAAACCTTGGTTTAAACCGTGGACAGTTCTTCGCCCCTCCGGGAATAGGCTGGACCGATGGTGAACTCAGGCCATGGCTGGTGACTGAATTTAAAAAGGAGAAAGACCTTAACGATAATTACGACATCCGCCTGAAATACACGGCTTTTTACCATGGCATGGAAGCCGACTTTCCAAACAACACCCGGATCTATAACCAGGTCAGCAACGCCGCAACCTGGGCAAGGGACAACTGGAAAGGCAGAGTGTTCTACCGCAAATATAGCTCAGAGTACTATCGCGATTTCGACGACTATTATAACCCTACCAACGTACGTCTGATCCGCTTTGCCGATGTACTCCTTATGTACGCAGAGTGCATCGCTCAATCAAATGGTTCTCTTTCTGATGCAGTAGCCTTGGTAGACAGAGTGCGCGCAAGAGTAAATATGCCAGCTCTTTCTGTCAATTATCTTTCGGCAACAACCAATAAGGAAACTTTCCTGAAACGTCTGCAAACTGAACGGGCCCTGGAGCTGGCTACCGAAGGACAGCGGTGGCCGGATTTAAAACGATGGGGATTATTGGATACACAGGCCGGTATTGACGAACTAAAATCACGTGACCCAGACTTTAATAAATTCGTTATAGGCAAGCATAACCGCTTACCCATTGCTTCAAATGAAGCAAATAACAACCCGAACATCACGCAAAACCCAATGTATTAG
- a CDS encoding SusC/RagA family TonB-linked outer membrane protein, producing MLRKVLLLLISFCSLLTYGQNQTVRGRVTDESGLALPGVSVMVKSTSRGTTTDIDGNYSIELGQKQTLVFTMLGMTTREVAFNGQSTINVTLRAGSKELEEVVVIGYQTVKKADLTGAVSVFNTSQMKNTIVTGTVGDALSTLPGVNVRTSGAPGSEGKVEIRGTGTLGPSTPLYVVDGIVSGANRDFNFNDIESIQVLKDASAAAIYGSRAGNGVIIITTKQGKEGKMKIDATSRYTSQWLPRYDLTNRDQWVALNDLAFTNANRTPANHFTGNTDWQEEVFKTGIVQDHNLSLSGGTKETRYFISANYQSNSGTTIGSKSERLSLRANTSAQRNFGDKVTLRFGENIVLSDYAVDELNTNPIVDVYRMLPTIPIYNSDNAAKGGYGYGEGSRDVTFGTNPFAKEDFENTTNGNLRIRGNAFSELEVFKSLKYRFNFGFDLSNDRHKYLRKEGYWTYNQPYDPSSLNKNQAQYRGLVFDNTLEYNKKFGKHDISAVIGTSYQTSNYEQIWGTKNDVLITNNQYFDNLDAALSNPKTGNFNDLSKLFSVFGRLNYNYDERYLLSFTMRRDQSSRFSPQYQTGYFPSVSAGWRISKEDFFNVPGIDDLKIRANYGILGTSNIGVWDWVSFITVFPQAVFGVDQSKVTGMTQIKLANNDLKWEKLTQFNAGLDAAMVGNKLTLSVDYFLKETKDVLTPMQIQMATGNNGGNPYVNAATLQNKGMEISATWRSKIGTSLGYNVELNGSYIKNKIKELGYGRKEFTQWNTKSIVGKPIGEWYLIKTDGLFQSAAEVQAHTNSQGKPIQPNAQPGDVKYIDFNDDGQITDADRQHLGSTIPKFQMGGNLGFDYKGFDLQIQMTGAFGFKSFNGPRSGFDRFDDNSNYRADYDPWTPDNPNAKDPRPIYADSRNVRGDQDRWLENGSYLRIRQLALGYNLPKSLLKNTFSNVRLSVNAQNLITFTSYNGLDPEFLNGSIWERSYDSGNFPNPKGITFGAQLSF from the coding sequence ATGTTAAGGAAAGTTTTACTATTGTTGATTTCTTTCTGTTCTCTGCTTACCTACGGGCAGAATCAAACAGTTAGAGGAAGAGTAACCGATGAGTCGGGTCTCGCTCTTCCCGGAGTAAGTGTAATGGTGAAGTCCACCAGCAGAGGCACTACCACTGACATTGACGGGAATTACTCAATCGAGCTTGGCCAGAAGCAGACACTGGTCTTCACGATGCTTGGAATGACTACCCGGGAAGTTGCGTTCAATGGGCAGTCTACTATTAACGTAACACTCCGCGCGGGCAGTAAAGAGCTGGAAGAAGTGGTTGTAATCGGTTATCAGACCGTAAAAAAAGCGGATCTCACCGGAGCGGTTTCCGTTTTCAATACCAGCCAGATGAAGAACACGATCGTTACCGGTACCGTTGGCGACGCTCTTAGTACCCTACCGGGAGTCAATGTAAGGACGAGCGGAGCTCCGGGAAGCGAGGGTAAGGTAGAGATCCGCGGAACAGGCACATTAGGCCCAAGCACGCCGCTTTATGTGGTAGATGGTATCGTATCAGGCGCTAACCGGGATTTTAACTTTAATGATATCGAGAGTATTCAGGTATTAAAAGATGCCTCGGCCGCTGCCATTTACGGATCCAGAGCAGGTAACGGGGTAATCATCATCACTACCAAGCAGGGGAAGGAAGGAAAGATGAAGATCGACGCAACTTCACGTTACACCTCCCAGTGGCTTCCCAGATATGACTTAACCAACCGCGATCAGTGGGTGGCCTTAAACGACCTTGCTTTTACAAATGCGAACCGGACGCCAGCCAATCACTTCACCGGAAATACTGACTGGCAGGAGGAGGTGTTCAAAACAGGCATTGTACAGGACCATAACCTTTCATTATCCGGGGGAACCAAAGAGACACGATATTTTATTTCAGCAAACTATCAAAGCAATTCGGGTACAACAATAGGCAGCAAAAGCGAGCGTCTCAGTCTGCGTGCCAATACTTCTGCCCAACGTAATTTTGGCGACAAAGTCACGCTCCGTTTCGGAGAAAACATCGTACTAAGTGACTATGCGGTTGACGAGCTCAACACGAATCCTATTGTGGACGTCTACCGGATGCTGCCCACTATTCCCATCTATAATTCCGACAACGCAGCGAAAGGCGGCTATGGCTATGGAGAAGGAAGCCGCGACGTGACCTTTGGCACCAATCCTTTTGCAAAGGAAGACTTCGAAAATACCACCAACGGAAACCTGAGGATCAGGGGAAATGCCTTCAGCGAGCTGGAAGTATTTAAATCGCTGAAATACCGCTTTAATTTCGGATTCGATCTCAGTAATGACCGTCATAAATACCTGAGAAAAGAAGGGTACTGGACGTATAATCAGCCATATGATCCTTCTTCACTGAACAAAAATCAGGCTCAATACCGCGGCCTCGTGTTCGACAATACGCTGGAGTATAATAAGAAGTTCGGCAAGCATGATATCTCAGCCGTTATCGGGACCAGCTATCAAACTTCCAACTACGAACAGATCTGGGGAACCAAGAACGATGTATTAATAACAAATAATCAATACTTCGACAACCTCGATGCAGCCTTAAGCAATCCCAAAACCGGCAATTTCAACGATCTCAGCAAGCTGTTCTCCGTGTTCGGCCGCTTGAACTACAACTACGACGAACGCTATCTTCTGAGCTTTACAATGCGCCGTGACCAATCCTCGAGATTCAGTCCACAATACCAAACCGGATACTTCCCTTCGGTGTCGGCCGGATGGAGGATCAGCAAGGAGGACTTTTTCAATGTTCCGGGCATAGATGACCTGAAAATCAGGGCAAATTATGGGATACTTGGTACTTCAAATATAGGAGTGTGGGACTGGGTTTCTTTTATCACTGTATTTCCTCAAGCTGTATTCGGAGTTGACCAATCGAAAGTTACCGGCATGACCCAAATTAAGCTGGCTAACAATGACCTGAAATGGGAAAAACTAACTCAGTTTAATGCAGGCCTCGATGCTGCAATGGTCGGCAACAAGCTTACCCTGTCTGTAGATTACTTCCTGAAAGAAACAAAGGATGTTCTCACCCCTATGCAGATACAGATGGCCACAGGAAATAACGGTGGCAACCCTTACGTCAATGCAGCCACTCTGCAAAACAAGGGAATGGAAATTTCTGCAACCTGGAGAAGCAAGATAGGAACAAGCCTGGGATATAATGTTGAACTGAACGGATCATATATTAAAAACAAGATTAAAGAGCTGGGTTATGGTCGCAAGGAATTCACGCAATGGAATACCAAATCAATTGTAGGAAAACCGATCGGAGAGTGGTACCTGATTAAAACCGACGGACTTTTCCAATCGGCGGCAGAAGTGCAGGCACATACAAACAGCCAGGGAAAGCCGATTCAGCCAAATGCCCAGCCTGGAGATGTAAAGTACATCGACTTCAACGACGACGGACAGATCACGGATGCCGACAGGCAACATTTGGGATCAACCATCCCTAAGTTTCAGATGGGTGGGAATCTCGGCTTTGATTACAAAGGCTTTGATCTCCAGATCCAGATGACCGGAGCTTTTGGATTTAAGTCGTTTAACGGCCCGCGGAGCGGTTTCGACCGTTTTGATGATAACTCAAATTACCGTGCCGATTATGATCCCTGGACTCCCGATAATCCAAATGCAAAAGACCCACGTCCTATCTATGCCGACTCAAGAAACGTTCGTGGAGATCAGGACCGCTGGCTAGAGAACGGAAGTTACCTACGCATCCGGCAGCTTGCGCTGGGATATAACCTTCCTAAGTCGCTTCTGAAGAATACCTTTAGCAACGTCAGGCTTTCGGTAAATGCTCAGAATCTGATCACATTTACATCCTATAATGGTCTGGATCCTGAATTCCTGAATGGAAGTATCTGGGAAAGAAGCTATGACAGTGGAAACTTCCCCAATCCTAAAGGCATCACTTTTGGCGCTCAGTTATCCTTCTAA
- a CDS encoding hybrid sensor histidine kinase/response regulator transcription factor — protein sequence MRKAIPYICFFISFFFSFTLRGQENSNFRFKKLQVTDGLSENAAYCILQDESGFMWFGTKDGLNRYDGSSFKVYQHQFGKKGSIGNNFIRSIKQMDKDHLYVGTDAGLYIMDKVTETFSKLILKASGNSSISSAVNALVVDKKGNLWIATMSQGLYIYSPKSQKLRKVEIEKTNLDVSTFWSVMEDRSGTIWAGTRAGLLRYNTQTNRLEIIHSITGKTGNTDNEILSMTEDNRGNLWLGTWAGGLLCYNKQTDGYTSYLNRQSRFNYVTHIRSVFQYTDEAMLIGSDDGLYLFNTVNGVSKRIDIANFKYSLSDQNVYSIARDKEGGVWIGTYFGGINYLNTSLLAIETYHPDLLQGFLSGKAVSQFCEDPKGNIWIATEDGGVNYFNVKTKRITQPVRTTYHNTHALLLDGEDLWIGTFSRGIDVYNTRTKKLINYRNKPDDPNSIDNDCVFSLYKTKGGDIFVGTTVGLNKFDKKRREFIRIKEVSSFIYDIKEDDSGNLWLASYGRGAIKFDSKLKRWIYYDQVKRKDPIAGSKLTSIYVDSQRRLVFSSEGRGIFIYDKKGDRFRNISESEGLPNGVIYGVLDDPLGNLWLSSNKGLICLNTEEPDKFKLYNIENGLQSNQFNYKSTYKAKDGKFYFGGINGFNCFYPQDLNKVKNQILPDVAITQIKLLGNSDPEVQKQIQTSLNKKEAIKLRYNTSSFTISFVSLSFISPSKNQYAYKLEGADAGWNFSGNNKNVTYVNLPPGDYKFKVKASNNDGLWNEEGCEIFIEVLPPFWWSIPAKILYILLGVSLLYFVVKYYIGRNRIKQIRHLESFKTEQETKAFESKIEFFTTIAHEIRTPLSLIKAPLEEIIAAGEDNSQKRQNLSVIEKNCDRLTVLINQLLDFRKMEAVDYMMKPERVDLKAFMVEMHERFKKAAQSKNIVFDLRLPKENGLFIQSDPEALTKIISNLLTNALKFTTSKIVLELKCNRDKSYTISVEDNGDGIPHEKKNLIFDPFYQIQSGKDNMGTGIGLSLVKHLTSLLGGNVEVADSEKGGSIFLFTFSDLNISQPEMLSLTEEKHKERDVFSLSHEPAEVAILAVDDNSDMTDFISNCLSGDYVVDTAKDASIALKMLDEKNYSLVISDIMMPGIDGISFVKKIKSDMNYSHIPLILLSAKIENSTKAEGLRSGADVFIEKPFSTIYLKAQIASLLKNRKTLLDSFNRSPLAPYSSLATNKSDEYFLVKLNEEIEKHISDENFTVESLTDILNISRSNLQRKLKAISGYSPGDYLRNYRLRKACLLLLESDSRINEVAFRVGFNSASYFTKAFYKCYNMSPREFISHNSRKMPAP from the coding sequence ATGAGGAAGGCTATACCCTATATATGCTTTTTTATATCATTCTTTTTTTCTTTCACCCTTCGGGGGCAGGAGAACTCTAATTTTCGTTTTAAGAAACTTCAGGTTACCGATGGGTTATCAGAGAATGCTGCATATTGTATCCTGCAAGATGAAAGTGGGTTTATGTGGTTTGGGACAAAAGATGGCCTAAACCGCTACGACGGAAGTTCCTTTAAGGTATATCAGCATCAGTTTGGAAAGAAAGGGTCGATAGGAAACAACTTTATCCGAAGCATTAAACAGATGGATAAAGATCATCTGTATGTTGGAACGGATGCCGGATTGTATATCATGGATAAAGTGACAGAGACTTTCAGTAAATTAATTCTGAAAGCTTCTGGTAATTCTTCAATCTCTTCTGCTGTGAACGCGTTAGTAGTTGATAAAAAAGGCAATTTATGGATCGCAACAATGTCCCAGGGATTGTATATCTATAGCCCTAAAAGCCAGAAGCTCCGGAAAGTTGAAATAGAGAAAACCAATTTGGATGTAAGTACCTTCTGGTCGGTCATGGAAGACAGGTCTGGAACTATATGGGCAGGTACCCGAGCCGGTTTGCTAAGATATAACACCCAGACCAACAGGTTGGAAATAATACATTCGATTACAGGGAAAACAGGTAACACCGATAACGAAATATTATCTATGACAGAAGATAACAGGGGGAATCTCTGGTTAGGGACATGGGCGGGAGGCTTACTCTGTTATAACAAACAAACGGACGGATACACATCTTATTTAAACCGTCAATCCCGTTTTAACTATGTTACGCATATCCGTTCAGTATTTCAGTATACCGATGAGGCGATGCTGATCGGCTCTGATGATGGTCTGTATCTTTTTAACACTGTAAATGGAGTATCAAAACGGATAGATATCGCCAACTTTAAGTATAGCCTGAGTGATCAGAACGTTTATTCTATCGCGCGTGACAAGGAAGGTGGCGTTTGGATAGGGACTTATTTTGGAGGCATAAATTATTTGAACACCTCCCTTCTTGCTATAGAAACGTATCATCCCGATCTGTTACAGGGCTTTTTGTCGGGAAAGGCCGTAAGCCAGTTTTGTGAAGACCCAAAAGGCAATATCTGGATTGCTACTGAAGATGGAGGCGTAAACTATTTTAACGTAAAAACGAAACGGATAACACAGCCTGTAAGAACAACCTATCATAATACACACGCCTTGCTTCTGGACGGCGAGGATCTTTGGATAGGTACTTTTTCGAGGGGGATAGACGTTTACAACACGAGGACTAAAAAGCTTATCAATTACAGAAATAAACCTGATGACCCAAATAGTATAGACAATGACTGCGTTTTCTCATTATATAAAACAAAAGGGGGAGACATTTTCGTAGGTACGACAGTAGGGCTGAATAAGTTCGACAAAAAAAGACGGGAGTTTATTCGTATTAAGGAGGTGAGCTCCTTTATTTACGATATCAAAGAGGATGATTCCGGCAATCTTTGGCTGGCTTCGTACGGGCGCGGCGCCATTAAATTTGATAGCAAACTAAAGCGCTGGATATACTATGATCAGGTAAAAAGAAAGGATCCTATAGCAGGCAGCAAATTAACCAGTATTTATGTTGATAGTCAACGCAGACTGGTTTTTTCGAGCGAAGGAAGAGGAATCTTTATCTATGACAAGAAAGGAGATCGCTTTCGGAATATTTCAGAGTCTGAGGGGCTTCCTAATGGCGTGATATATGGAGTATTGGACGATCCGCTCGGTAATCTTTGGTTAAGCTCCAATAAAGGTCTTATCTGCTTGAATACTGAAGAGCCAGATAAGTTTAAACTTTATAATATAGAAAACGGCTTGCAAAGCAATCAGTTTAACTACAAATCTACGTATAAGGCGAAGGACGGAAAGTTTTATTTCGGGGGTATTAACGGCTTTAATTGCTTCTACCCCCAGGATCTCAATAAAGTTAAAAATCAGATCTTGCCCGATGTAGCCATTACCCAAATAAAGCTACTCGGAAATTCCGATCCGGAGGTTCAGAAACAGATACAGACCAGCCTGAATAAAAAGGAGGCAATTAAGCTTCGTTACAATACATCCTCTTTTACCATTTCATTCGTCAGCCTTAGCTTCATTTCTCCCTCAAAGAACCAGTATGCTTACAAGCTGGAAGGTGCGGATGCCGGCTGGAATTTCTCGGGAAATAATAAAAACGTTACTTATGTAAATCTTCCCCCAGGCGACTATAAGTTTAAAGTAAAGGCTTCAAACAACGACGGTCTCTGGAATGAAGAAGGCTGTGAAATATTCATTGAGGTACTCCCTCCATTCTGGTGGTCAATACCTGCTAAGATCCTTTATATTTTACTGGGAGTGTCTCTCCTGTATTTTGTTGTTAAATATTACATCGGAAGAAACCGGATTAAGCAAATCAGGCACCTGGAGTCATTTAAAACCGAACAGGAGACCAAAGCTTTCGAGTCGAAGATAGAATTCTTTACCACTATAGCGCACGAAATCAGAACTCCATTAAGCTTAATAAAAGCGCCTCTGGAGGAGATCATTGCAGCAGGTGAGGATAATAGTCAAAAAAGGCAGAACCTCTCTGTTATCGAGAAGAATTGCGACCGGTTAACCGTTTTGATCAACCAGCTCCTGGACTTTCGAAAGATGGAAGCTGTAGATTATATGATGAAACCCGAAAGAGTAGATCTGAAGGCATTCATGGTCGAGATGCACGAACGTTTTAAAAAGGCTGCTCAGAGTAAAAATATAGTGTTTGACTTAAGGCTTCCTAAAGAGAATGGCTTGTTCATACAGTCGGATCCGGAAGCTCTGACAAAGATTATTAGTAACCTCCTCACCAATGCACTCAAATTTACAACTAGTAAGATCGTCCTGGAACTCAAATGTAACAGGGATAAGTCTTATACTATCAGCGTCGAAGACAACGGAGACGGAATTCCCCACGAAAAGAAGAATCTCATATTCGATCCTTTTTACCAGATCCAGTCGGGAAAAGATAATATGGGAACCGGAATCGGACTATCGCTGGTGAAGCATCTGACTTCACTTTTGGGTGGCAATGTCGAAGTTGCTGATTCTGAAAAAGGAGGATCAATATTCTTGTTTACTTTTTCAGATCTTAACATCTCACAGCCTGAAATGCTAAGCCTTACCGAAGAGAAACATAAAGAAAGAGATGTGTTTTCCCTTAGCCACGAGCCCGCTGAAGTTGCAATTTTGGCTGTCGACGACAATTCTGATATGACAGACTTTATCAGCAATTGCTTATCGGGTGACTATGTAGTAGATACAGCAAAAGATGCATCCATCGCATTGAAGATGTTGGACGAAAAGAACTACAGTTTGGTTATATCTGATATCATGATGCCCGGGATAGACGGGATTTCTTTTGTAAAGAAGATAAAGTCGGATATGAACTATTCGCATATCCCTCTAATACTACTTTCTGCTAAAATCGAGAACTCAACAAAAGCCGAAGGCCTGAGATCGGGAGCTGACGTCTTTATCGAAAAACCATTTTCTACAATATATTTGAAAGCTCAGATAGCCAGTTTATTGAAAAACAGAAAGACGCTGTTGGATAGCTTCAACCGCTCGCCTTTAGCTCCATACTCGTCTTTGGCAACCAATAAAAGCGATGAATACTTCCTGGTTAAATTAAATGAAGAAATAGAGAAGCATATCTCCGACGAAAACTTTACGGTAGAGTCACTTACTGATATACTGAATATCAGCAGATCTAATTTGCAGCGAAAGCTGAAGGCGATAAGTGGATACTCTCCCGGTGATTATCTCCGGAACTACCGGCTCAGAAAGGCCTGCCTTTTGTTGCTTGAGTCAGACAGCCGGATTAACGAAGTAGCCTTCCGCGTTGGTTTTAACTCGGCGTCCTATTTTACAAAAGCGTTTTACAAGTGTTATAATATGTCCCCCCGGGAGTTCATTAGTCATAACAGTAGAAAAATGCCCGCTCCATAA
- the rsgA gene encoding ribosome small subunit-dependent GTPase A: MKLEDLGYNRQFETYRLEQGLEVFEIGRVVAEHKERYAVNTLKGEFEAEITGNMRFTARSREDFPAVGDWVALTAYDPDFAIIHQILPRFSVLKRPAVGHFGEIQIIATNIDFAFVVQAGDRDFNINRLERYITICHSSNVHPVIVIGKTDLIDDVKLNEILRTIKARIPNVPVISISNETRRGYDEITSIIKNGKTYCMLGSSGVGKSTLVNNLSGKTLMKTETISESTNKGRHMTTHRELIILGNGGILIDNPGMREVGMADVETGLETTFDTIIRLSQNCRFKDCTHTCEAGCEVIRAVENGEIDRASYGNYLKMQKEKAHFESTVAERKRKDKMIGKWVKNYKKNVKKNGNGYTD; this comes from the coding sequence ATGAAATTAGAAGATTTAGGATATAATAGACAATTTGAAACATACCGGCTTGAGCAGGGACTTGAAGTTTTTGAAATAGGAAGGGTTGTTGCCGAGCACAAGGAGCGGTATGCAGTCAATACACTTAAAGGTGAGTTTGAAGCCGAAATAACCGGGAATATGCGCTTTACGGCCAGAAGTCGTGAAGATTTCCCAGCCGTTGGAGATTGGGTTGCACTCACCGCTTACGATCCGGATTTTGCAATAATCCATCAGATACTACCAAGATTCTCTGTTCTCAAAAGGCCAGCGGTGGGCCATTTTGGAGAAATTCAGATCATTGCAACGAATATTGACTTTGCCTTTGTAGTGCAGGCTGGCGACAGGGATTTTAACATCAACAGGCTTGAAAGGTACATAACCATTTGTCATTCGTCCAACGTGCACCCCGTCATTGTTATCGGGAAAACCGATTTGATCGATGATGTAAAACTTAATGAAATTCTGAGGACTATAAAGGCAAGGATCCCAAATGTGCCTGTAATTTCGATAAGCAACGAAACCCGCCGGGGTTACGATGAGATAACGTCAATTATTAAGAATGGTAAAACGTATTGCATGTTAGGATCATCAGGCGTTGGTAAATCAACACTGGTAAATAACCTTTCCGGCAAAACGTTAATGAAAACTGAAACTATAAGCGAGAGCACAAATAAAGGCAGGCATATGACAACTCATCGCGAATTAATCATTCTCGGCAATGGGGGGATTTTAATAGATAACCCGGGCATGCGGGAGGTGGGAATGGCCGATGTGGAAACCGGTTTGGAAACGACGTTTGACACGATCATCAGGCTTTCTCAGAATTGCAGGTTTAAGGATTGTACGCACACCTGCGAAGCTGGATGTGAGGTTATCAGGGCGGTGGAAAATGGAGAGATCGACAGGGCTTCTTATGGTAATTATCTAAAAATGCAAAAAGAGAAAGCGCATTTCGAGTCGACAGTAGCTGAACGGAAAAGAAAAGATAAAATGATTGGCAAGTGGGTTAAAAACTATAAAAAGAACGTGAAAAAAAACGGGAACGGGTACACTGATTAA
- a CDS encoding TetR/AcrR family transcriptional regulator — MQNVTTKPHENAREKILEAAFNLFAVKGYLSTSVGSIAEEAALSKGLIYYYFTSKEDILNAIFELIMKENTAMFKDSDILSPRQLLRQVISYSFNAIHRQTNVLKLIMALMAQPKVVKGLMNELESVRKEWMAELAKAFKALGYKNPELEGYLLCSMLDGIALAYISQQNYPLREMQDFIEMKYDLNGE; from the coding sequence ATGCAGAACGTAACTACAAAGCCCCACGAGAATGCGCGGGAAAAGATTCTGGAGGCCGCATTCAATCTGTTTGCGGTGAAAGGATATTTATCCACTTCGGTTGGAAGTATCGCCGAAGAAGCAGCGTTATCCAAAGGGTTGATCTATTATTATTTCACGAGTAAAGAAGATATTCTTAACGCAATATTTGAACTAATAATGAAGGAAAACACGGCTATGTTCAAGGACAGTGATATACTTTCGCCGCGGCAACTTCTGAGGCAGGTGATCTCTTATTCATTCAACGCCATACATCGGCAAACTAATGTGCTGAAGCTAATAATGGCTTTGATGGCGCAACCTAAGGTTGTTAAAGGATTAATGAACGAGCTCGAATCTGTAAGGAAAGAGTGGATGGCAGAGCTGGCAAAGGCGTTCAAAGCATTGGGCTACAAAAATCCAGAACTTGAAGGTTACCTGCTTTGCTCTATGCTCGACGGGATTGCACTGGCCTATATTTCTCAGCAGAATTACCCCCTCCGGGAGATGCAGGATTTCATCGAAATGAAATATGACTTGAACGGGGAATAG